The following proteins are encoded in a genomic region of Triticum dicoccoides isolate Atlit2015 ecotype Zavitan chromosome 1B, WEW_v2.0, whole genome shotgun sequence:
- the LOC119314260 gene encoding uncharacterized protein LOC119314260 gives MAISLLPYTASALLAIVIAVAIAVAPAVVRSDQEPGPSIEAINATCATATYKFECTDLLLNNLDVRTPQVKDVIAMSVQVVAKKAAEAAAFAKAIKKPSKCVTDCLDDLAILSKHIKTLPATLETANDAGFFEQFDTKKKCHGDCCSDNFSGEECNAKSQIGGVFGALRVTDDLLMRRAYFRKQQLDNKTTSPNSN, from the coding sequence ATGGCCATTTCTCTGCTGCCTTACACCGCCTCGGCTCTGCTTGCCATCGTCATCGCCGTCGCCATCGCTGTCGCCCCTGCAGTTGTTCGATCGGACCAAGAGCCTGGGCCCAGCATTGAAGCCATCAACGCCACATGCGCGACTGCTACGTACAAATTTGAGTGCACCGATCTGCTACTAAACAACCTGGATGTCAGGACGCCTCAAGTGAAGGACGTGATCGCAATGTCAGTCCAAGTCGTCGCCAagaaggcggcggaggcggccgcaTTCGCCAAGGCCATCAAGAAACCCTCCAAGTGCGTCACCGACTGCCTCGACGACCTCGCCATACTATCCAAGCACATCAAGACGCTCCCGGCGACGCTCGAAACCGCCAACGACGCGGGCTTCTTTGAGCAATTTGACACAAAGAAAAAATGTCACGGAGATTGTTGCTCGGACAACTTCTCGGGCGAGGAATGCAACGCAAAGAGCCAAATCGGTGGGGTGTTTGGCGCTCTTCGTGTCACTGATGACCTGTTGATGAGGAGGGCATATTTTAGGAAGCAGCAGCTTGACAACAAAACAACATCACCTAACTCTAACTGA
- the LOC119314269 gene encoding uncharacterized protein LOC119314269, whose amino-acid sequence MAISLLPYTASALLAIVIAVAIAVAPAVVRSDQEPGPSIEAINATCATATYKFECTDLLLNNLDVRTPQVKDVIAMSVQVVAKKAAEAAAFAKAIKKPSKCVTDCLDDLAILSKHIKTLPATLETANDAGFFEQFDTKKKCHGDCCSDNFSGEECNAKSQIGGVFGALRVTDDLLMRRAYFRKQQLDNKTTSANSN is encoded by the coding sequence ATGGCCATTTCTCTGCTGCCTTACACCGCCTCGGCTCTGCTTGCCATCGTCATCGCCGTCGCCATCGCTGTCGCCCCTGCAGTTGTTCGATCGGACCAAGAGCCTGGGCCCAGCATTGAAGCCATCAACGCCACATGCGCGACTGCTACGTACAAATTTGAGTGCACCGATCTGCTACTAAACAACCTGGATGTCAGGACGCCTCAAGTGAAGGACGTGATCGCAATGTCAGTCCAAGTCGTCGCCAagaaggcggcggaggcggccgcaTTCGCCAAGGCCATCAAGAAACCCTCCAAGTGCGTCACCGACTGCCTCGACGACCTCGCCATACTATCCAAGCACATCAAGACGCTCCCGGCGACGCTCGAAACCGCCAACGACGCGGGCTTCTTTGAGCAATTTGACACAAAGAAAAAATGTCACGGAGATTGTTGCTCGGACAACTTCTCGGGCGAGGAATGCAACGCAAAGAGCCAAATCGGTGGGGTGTTTGGCGCTCTTCGTGTCACTGATGACCTGTTGATGAGGAGGGCGTATTTTAGGAAGCAGCAGCTTGACAACAAAACAACATCAGCTAACTCTAACTGA